In Gadus chalcogrammus isolate NIFS_2021 chromosome 1, NIFS_Gcha_1.0, whole genome shotgun sequence, one DNA window encodes the following:
- the snai1b gene encoding snail family zinc finger 1b encodes MPRSFLVKKYFSHKKPNYSELEYQSVVFPRHPLAELPTGANSSALTCYPVGLLCGVDNFPGGLAPVSPSTPSSSPLGPLDLSSSPFSSSGEEDEDGGRTSDPPSPVALQRAHHCTRCSKSYVSAPALSHHLQSHHLQSHHRSAGEPEVHGLPSSQPSASATTTTTIPSSAPRASFHCKHCPKEYTSLGALKMHIRSHTLPCVCPTCGKAFSRPWLLRGHIRTHTGERPFSCQHCSRAFADRSNLRAHLQTHSEVKKYMCATCSRTFSRMSLLHKHTASGCCPAR; translated from the exons ATGCCTCGGTCCTTCCTCGTAAAGAAGTATTTCTCCCACAAAAAGCCCAATTACAGTGAATTGGAATATCAGTCTG TTGTTTTCCCTCGCCACCCTCTGGCTGAACTCCCAACAGGGGCCAACAGTTCTGCCCTGACCTGCTACCCCGTGGGCCTGCTGTGCGGCGTGGACAACTTCCCTGGGGGCCTCGCCCCCGTGTCCCccagcaccccctcctcctcgcccctgGGGCCACTCGACCTCAGCAGCTCCCCCTTCAGCAGCAGcggggaggaggacgaagacGGCGGCCGCACCTCGGACCCGCCCAGCCCTGTGGCCCTCCAGCGCGCGCACCACTGCACCCGCTGCAGCAAGAGCTACGTCAGCGCCCCCGCCCTGTCCCACCACCTCCAGTCCCACCACCTCCAGTCCCACCACCGCAGCGCCGGGGAGCCCGAGGTGCACGGCCTGCCCTCCAGCCAGCCCTCcgcctccgccaccaccaccaccaccatcccttcCTCCGCTCCCAGAGCATCCTTCCACTGCAAACACTGTCCCAAGGAGTACACCAGCCTGGGAGCCCTGAAGATGCACATCCGCTCCCACACGCTGCCCTGCGTGTGTCCCACCTGTGGCAAGGCCTTCTCCAGGCCCTGGCTGCTCCGGGGCCACATCCGGACTCACACAG GCGAGCGACCCTTCTCCTGTCAGCACTGCAGCCGGGCCTTCGCCGACCGCTCCAACCTGCGCGCCCACCTGCAGACGCACTCGGAGGTGAAGAAGTACATGTGTGCCACCTGCTCACGGACCTTCAGCCGCATGTCGCTGCTGCACAAGCACACCGCGTCGGGGTGCTGCCCGGCCCGGTAG